One region of Chryseobacterium muglaense genomic DNA includes:
- a CDS encoding chloramphenicol acetyltransferase, with the protein MKVIDVESWNRKEHFEFFSKMKSPYFGFTTEVDCTKAYDKAKEEGHSFYAVYLYKSMVAINTVDELKLRIVDGQVILYDEVHVGGTIGRADGTFGFSFFHYSQDFETFNERLQEEIKSVQNSTGLGISNDVLPINHIRHTTIPWNSFTTILHPTNFDPKESIPKIAFGKFNIREGKKYLPVSIEAHHGLADGLHLAKYIEEFQRQLSL; encoded by the coding sequence ATGAAGGTTATAGATGTAGAAAGTTGGAACAGAAAAGAACATTTTGAGTTTTTTTCTAAAATGAAAAGCCCGTATTTCGGATTTACAACGGAGGTAGACTGTACGAAAGCTTATGATAAAGCCAAAGAAGAAGGTCATTCTTTTTATGCTGTTTATCTTTATAAATCAATGGTAGCAATCAATACTGTAGATGAATTAAAACTCAGAATTGTTGACGGACAAGTAATTTTGTATGATGAAGTACATGTAGGAGGAACAATTGGAAGAGCAGACGGAACGTTTGGATTTTCATTTTTTCATTATTCTCAAGACTTTGAAACTTTTAACGAAAGACTTCAAGAAGAAATTAAATCGGTACAAAATTCTACAGGTTTAGGAATAAGCAATGATGTTTTACCTATTAATCACATTAGACATACAACAATCCCGTGGAACTCATTTACTACCATTTTGCATCCGACCAATTTTGATCCTAAAGAATCTATACCAAAGATTGCATTTGGAAAATTCAACATTCGTGAAGGTAAAAAATATCTTCCGGTTTCTATTGAGGCACATCATGGATTGGCAGATGGGCTTCATTTGGCAAAATATATTGAAGAATTTCAGAGACAGTTAAGCTTGTAG
- a CDS encoding NUDIX hydrolase translates to MDSQQQFLKKSAEAKDLFLPHLSTDPVVFGFDQSELKVLLLQMTYRKQWLLPGGYVKKEEDIDDAAKRVLKERAGISDVYLEEFAVFGKNKRSEFYFEDFDDSLFQKQRFVSIGYYALYNPDNANLVVDELSEKCEWISLSQLSEIELAMDHREIIEKALLTLRERISYKPIGYNLLPEKFTLSELQKLYETILGKELNRGNFYRKIKNLEILKKLNEQRRGGAHKSPDLYSFDEENYKKALENGLSNW, encoded by the coding sequence ATGGATTCACAACAACAATTTTTAAAGAAATCTGCGGAAGCAAAAGATCTTTTTCTTCCCCATCTTTCTACAGACCCTGTCGTTTTTGGTTTTGATCAAAGTGAATTAAAGGTTCTTCTTCTTCAGATGACGTATCGTAAGCAATGGCTTCTACCAGGCGGTTATGTAAAAAAAGAAGAAGATATAGATGATGCAGCTAAACGAGTTTTAAAAGAAAGAGCTGGTATTTCTGATGTTTATTTAGAAGAATTTGCTGTTTTTGGTAAAAATAAAAGAAGTGAATTTTATTTTGAAGATTTCGACGATTCCCTATTTCAAAAACAGCGTTTTGTTTCTATAGGATATTATGCTCTGTACAATCCTGATAATGCAAATCTTGTAGTGGATGAACTCAGTGAAAAATGTGAATGGATTTCTCTGAGCCAACTAAGCGAAATAGAACTGGCAATGGATCATCGTGAAATTATAGAAAAAGCTCTATTGACTTTGCGTGAAAGAATTTCTTACAAACCTATCGGCTATAATCTGCTTCCGGAGAAATTTACACTCTCAGAATTACAGAAATTATACGAAACAATTTTGGGGAAAGAGCTTAACCGAGGAAACTTTTACAGAAAAATAAAAAATTTAGAGATTCTCAAAAAATTAAATGAGCAACGTCGTGGCGGTGCCCACAAATCTCCCGACCTCTACTCTTTTGACGAAGAAAATTATAAAAAAGCATTAGAAAACGGACTGAGCAATTGGTGA